The following proteins are co-located in the Oenanthe melanoleuca isolate GR-GAL-2019-014 chromosome 4, OMel1.0, whole genome shotgun sequence genome:
- the DLC1 gene encoding rho GTPase-activating protein 7 isoform X3: MILTQIEAKEACDWLRAAGFPQYAQLYEDLLFPIDIALVKREHDFLDRDAIEALCRRLNTLNKCAVMKLEISPHRKRSEDSDEDEPCAISGKWTFQRDSKRWSRLEEFDVFPPKPDLTIPSPEAPHLTNAASRESVLTDLSERQEVASILSISSTSSHQPTLQSEASTTRTNSVVSVCSSSNFVANDDSFSSLPSPRELNSFSFNTKANEKNAKSKTKSLLKRMESLKIKSSHHGKSKAPSKLGLIISGPILQEGMDEDKLKQLNCVEISTLNGNHINFPMVRKRSVSNSTQTSSSSSQSETSSAVSTPSPVTRTRSLSAYNKRVGMYLEGFDPFNQSTFSDVMEQNFKNRGSFAEDTVFFIPEDHKPGTFPKALSNGNFSPTEGNTSVNWRTGSFHGHGHLTLQRENSGDSSKELGTGKRRNSSSSMSSRLSIYDNVPGSILYSSTSDLADLENEDIFPELDDILYHVKGMQRIVNQWSEKFSDEGDSDSALDSISPCPSSPKQIHLDVDNDRRTPSDLDSTGNSLNETEEPTGIQDRRDSGVGASLTRSSRHKLRWHSFQSSHRPSLSSASLQINCQSVAQMNLLQKYSLLKLTALLEKYTPSNKHGFSWAVPKFMKRIKVPDYKDRNVFGVPLQVNVQRTGQPLPQSIQQAMRYLRNHCLDQVGLFRKSGVKSRIQALRQMNESSTDSVNYEGQSAYDVADMLKQFFRDLPEPLMTNKLSETFLQIYQYVPKDQRLQAIKAAIMLLPDENREVLQILLYFLSDVTAAVKENQMTPTNLAVCLAPSLFHLNTLKRENSSPRVMQRKPSLGKPDQKDLNENLAATQGLAHMIAECKKLFQIPEEMSRGRNSYTEQDLRPLSLEELRGSSSNTEPSDYHCYLQDCVDDLLKEMKEKFKGWVSCSTSEQAELAYKKVCEGPPLRLWKTTIEISAAPEDVLNRLLKEQHLWDEDLIESKVIEPLDSQTDIYQYVQNSMAPHPARDFVVLRTWRTNFPKGACVLLATSVDHDRAPVAGVRVNVLLSRYLIEPCGSGKSKLTYMCRIDLRGHMPDWYTKSFGHLCASEVVKIRDSFSQQSPESKEVKSR, encoded by the exons GCGCTTAAATACTTTAAACAAATGTGCAGTGATGAAGCTAGAAATTAGTCCCCACAGGAAAAGG AGTGAAGATTCAGATGAAGATGAACCTTGTGCAATAAGTGGCAAATGGACTTTTCAGAGGGACAGTAAGAGGTGGTCAAGGCTCGAAGAGTTTGATGTCTTCCCTCCAAAACCAGACTTGACTATCCCGTCCCCAGAAGCTCCTCACCTGACGAACGCAGCAAGCCGGGAGAGTGTGCTCACAGACCTCAGTGAACGCCAGGAGGTGGCTTCTATTCTGagcatcagcagcaccagcagccaccagccAACCCTGCAGAGCGAGGCATCTACCACCAGGACAAACTCGGTGGTGAGCGTTTGTTCATCGAGCAATTTTGTAGCCAACGATGACTCATTCAGCAGCCTGCCCTCGCCCAGGGAGCTGAATAGCTTCAGCTTCAACACAAAAGCCAACGAGAAGAACGCCAAGTCCAAAACAAAGAGCCTGCTCAAGAGAATGGAGAGTCTTAAAATCAAGAGTTCTCACCATGGCAAGAGCAAGGCTCCTTCAAAGCTTGGCCTGATTATTAGTGGGCCAATCCTGCAGGAGGGCATGGATGAAGATAAACTGAAACAACTTAACTGCGTGGAGATTTCCACCCTGAACGGCAATCACATTAACTTCCCTATGGTACGAAAGAGGAGCGTCTCCAATTCCACCcagaccagcagcagcagcagtcagtcTGAGACGAGCAGTGCTgtcagcacccccagccctgtgacacGAACACGCAGCCTCAGTGCCTACAATAAAAGGGTGGGAATGTACCTGGAAGGCTTTGACCCCTTCAATCAGTCAACATTCAGCGATGTGATGGAGCAGAACTTCAAGAACCGGGGCAGTTTTGCAGAAGACACCGTGTTTTTTATCCCTGAGGATCATAAGCCTGGCACTTTTCCCAAAGCACTATCCAATGGCAACTTCTCCCCTACAGAAGGCAACACCTCCGTGAACTGGAGGACAGGGAGTTTCCATGGACACGGCCACCTCACCCTCCAGAGGGAGAACAGTGGCGACAGCTCCAAAGAGCTGGGCACGGGGAAAAGGCGCAACTCCTCCAGTTCAATGAGCAGCCGCCTGAGTATTTACGACAATGTGCCAGGTTCGATCCTGTATTCCAGTACAAGCGACCTGGCCGACCTCGAAAATGAAGACATATTCCCAGAACTAGACGACATCCTATACCATGTCAAAGGGATGCAGAGAATAGTGAACCAGTGGTCAGAGAAGTTCTCAGATGAAGGGGACTCTGACTCAGCACTCGACTCCATCTCCCCATGTCCTTCCTCACCAAAGCAGATTCACCTTGATGTAGATAACGATCGAAGAACACCGAGTGACCTTGACAGTACAGGGAATTCGCTGAATGAAACGGAAGAGCCCACAGGGATCCAGGACAGGAGAGACTCTGGGGTTGGTGCATCGCTGACACGTTCCAGCAG GCACAAGCTAAGGTGGCACAGCTTCCAGAGTTCCCATCGGCCCAGCCTCAGCTCGGCATCACTGCAGATCAACTGCCAGTCTGTGGCACAGATGAACCTGCTGCAGAAGTACTCTCTCCTGAAGCTGACTGCTCTCCTGGAGAAGTACACACCTTCCAACAAGCATGGTTTCAGCTG GGCAGTACCAAAATTTATGAAAAGAATAAAGGTGCCAGATTATAAAGACCGGAATGTCTTTGGAGTACCACTGCAAGTGAACGTGCAGCGCACGGGGCAGCCTCTTCCCCAGAGCATTCAGCAAGCCATGCGGTACCTCCGCAACCACTGTCTGGATCAG GTTGGACTGTTTAGGAAATCTGGAGTCAAATCAAGAATTCAGGCTTTGCGTCAAATGAATGAGAGTTCCACAGACAGCGTCAACTACGAAGGCCAGTCTGCCTATGATGTAGCAGACATGCTAAAGCAATTCTTCCGTGATCTCCCCGAGCCTCTCATGACCAACAAACTCTCCGAGACCTTCTTACAGATATACCAGT ATGTGCCAAAGGACCAGCGTCTCCAGGCTATCAAGGCTGCCATTATGCTTTTACCTGATGAGAACAGGGAGGTCCTCCAGATTCTTCTCTATTTCCTGAGTGATGTCACAGCTGCAGTGAAGGAAAACCAGATGACACCAACAAACCTGGCTGTCTGCTTAGCACCTTCCCTCTTCCACTTGAACACTCTCAAAAGAGAGAATTCTTCTCCAAG GGTGATGCAAAGAAAACCAAGCCTGGGCAAACCTGATCAAAAGGACCTAAATGAAAATCTGGCTGCAACCCAAGGTCTAGCTCATATGATTGCTGAATGCAAGAAACTCTTTCAG ATACCAGAAGAAATGAGCAGGGGTCGGAACTCATACACGGAGCAGGACCTGCGTCccctcagcctggaggagctccggggcagcagcagcaacactgAGCCCTCTGACTACCACTGCTACCTCCAGGACTGTGTGGATGACTTGCTCAAGGAGATGAAGGAGAAGTTCAAAGGCTGGGTCAGCTGCTCCACATCAGAGCAAGCAGAGCTGGCATACAAGAAG GTGTGTGAAGGTCCCCCACTCCGATTATGGAAAACTACCATTGAAATTTCAGCTGCACCAGAGGATGTTTTAAATCGTTTACTTAAAGAGCAGCATCTTTGGGATGAAGATCTTATAGAGTCAAAAGTAATTGAGCCTTTGGATAGCCAGACAGATATATACCAGTATGTCCAGAACAGCATGGCACCTCACCCAGCGAGGGACTTTGTGGTCTTAAG AACATGGAGGACAAACTTCCCCAAAGGAGCCTGTGTGCTTCTGGCAACCTCAGTGGACCATGACCGGGCTCCTGTGGCAGGTGTCAGAGTCAATGTGCTCCTGTCGAGGTATCTGATTGAGCCCTGCGGGTCAGGAAAATCAAAACTTACCTACATGTGCAGAATTGATTTAAG GGGCCACATGCCAGACTGGTACACCAAGTCTTTTGGACACTTGTGTGCATCAGAGGTTGTTAAGATACGAGACTCTTTTAGTCAGCAGAGTCCTGAGAGCAAGGAAGTAAAATCCAGGTGA
- the DLC1 gene encoding rho GTPase-activating protein 7 isoform X2 gives MRTMHRPLKAPLRRSLSDHIRDSTARALDAIWKNTRDRRLAEIEAKEACDWLRAAGFPQYAQLYEDLLFPIDIALVKREHDFLDRDAIEALCRRLNTLNKCAVMKLEISPHRKRSEDSDEDEPCAISGKWTFQRDSKRWSRLEEFDVFPPKPDLTIPSPEAPHLTNAASRESVLTDLSERQEVASILSISSTSSHQPTLQSEASTTRTNSVVSVCSSSNFVANDDSFSSLPSPRELNSFSFNTKANEKNAKSKTKSLLKRMESLKIKSSHHGKSKAPSKLGLIISGPILQEGMDEDKLKQLNCVEISTLNGNHINFPMVRKRSVSNSTQTSSSSSQSETSSAVSTPSPVTRTRSLSAYNKRVGMYLEGFDPFNQSTFSDVMEQNFKNRGSFAEDTVFFIPEDHKPGTFPKALSNGNFSPTEGNTSVNWRTGSFHGHGHLTLQRENSGDSSKELGTGKRRNSSSSMSSRLSIYDNVPGSILYSSTSDLADLENEDIFPELDDILYHVKGMQRIVNQWSEKFSDEGDSDSALDSISPCPSSPKQIHLDVDNDRRTPSDLDSTGNSLNETEEPTGIQDRRDSGVGASLTRSSRHKLRWHSFQSSHRPSLSSASLQINCQSVAQMNLLQKYSLLKLTALLEKYTPSNKHGFSWAVPKFMKRIKVPDYKDRNVFGVPLQVNVQRTGQPLPQSIQQAMRYLRNHCLDQVGLFRKSGVKSRIQALRQMNESSTDSVNYEGQSAYDVADMLKQFFRDLPEPLMTNKLSETFLQIYQYVPKDQRLQAIKAAIMLLPDENREVLQILLYFLSDVTAAVKENQMTPTNLAVCLAPSLFHLNTLKRENSSPRVMQRKPSLGKPDQKDLNENLAATQGLAHMIAECKKLFQIPEEMSRGRNSYTEQDLRPLSLEELRGSSSNTEPSDYHCYLQDCVDDLLKEMKEKFKGWVSCSTSEQAELAYKKVCEGPPLRLWKTTIEISAAPEDVLNRLLKEQHLWDEDLIESKVIEPLDSQTDIYQYVQNSMAPHPARDFVVLRTWRTNFPKGACVLLATSVDHDRAPVAGVRVNVLLSRYLIEPCGSGKSKLTYMCRIDLRGHMPDWYTKSFGHLCASEVVKIRDSFSQQSPESKEVKSR, from the exons GCGCTTAAATACTTTAAACAAATGTGCAGTGATGAAGCTAGAAATTAGTCCCCACAGGAAAAGG AGTGAAGATTCAGATGAAGATGAACCTTGTGCAATAAGTGGCAAATGGACTTTTCAGAGGGACAGTAAGAGGTGGTCAAGGCTCGAAGAGTTTGATGTCTTCCCTCCAAAACCAGACTTGACTATCCCGTCCCCAGAAGCTCCTCACCTGACGAACGCAGCAAGCCGGGAGAGTGTGCTCACAGACCTCAGTGAACGCCAGGAGGTGGCTTCTATTCTGagcatcagcagcaccagcagccaccagccAACCCTGCAGAGCGAGGCATCTACCACCAGGACAAACTCGGTGGTGAGCGTTTGTTCATCGAGCAATTTTGTAGCCAACGATGACTCATTCAGCAGCCTGCCCTCGCCCAGGGAGCTGAATAGCTTCAGCTTCAACACAAAAGCCAACGAGAAGAACGCCAAGTCCAAAACAAAGAGCCTGCTCAAGAGAATGGAGAGTCTTAAAATCAAGAGTTCTCACCATGGCAAGAGCAAGGCTCCTTCAAAGCTTGGCCTGATTATTAGTGGGCCAATCCTGCAGGAGGGCATGGATGAAGATAAACTGAAACAACTTAACTGCGTGGAGATTTCCACCCTGAACGGCAATCACATTAACTTCCCTATGGTACGAAAGAGGAGCGTCTCCAATTCCACCcagaccagcagcagcagcagtcagtcTGAGACGAGCAGTGCTgtcagcacccccagccctgtgacacGAACACGCAGCCTCAGTGCCTACAATAAAAGGGTGGGAATGTACCTGGAAGGCTTTGACCCCTTCAATCAGTCAACATTCAGCGATGTGATGGAGCAGAACTTCAAGAACCGGGGCAGTTTTGCAGAAGACACCGTGTTTTTTATCCCTGAGGATCATAAGCCTGGCACTTTTCCCAAAGCACTATCCAATGGCAACTTCTCCCCTACAGAAGGCAACACCTCCGTGAACTGGAGGACAGGGAGTTTCCATGGACACGGCCACCTCACCCTCCAGAGGGAGAACAGTGGCGACAGCTCCAAAGAGCTGGGCACGGGGAAAAGGCGCAACTCCTCCAGTTCAATGAGCAGCCGCCTGAGTATTTACGACAATGTGCCAGGTTCGATCCTGTATTCCAGTACAAGCGACCTGGCCGACCTCGAAAATGAAGACATATTCCCAGAACTAGACGACATCCTATACCATGTCAAAGGGATGCAGAGAATAGTGAACCAGTGGTCAGAGAAGTTCTCAGATGAAGGGGACTCTGACTCAGCACTCGACTCCATCTCCCCATGTCCTTCCTCACCAAAGCAGATTCACCTTGATGTAGATAACGATCGAAGAACACCGAGTGACCTTGACAGTACAGGGAATTCGCTGAATGAAACGGAAGAGCCCACAGGGATCCAGGACAGGAGAGACTCTGGGGTTGGTGCATCGCTGACACGTTCCAGCAG GCACAAGCTAAGGTGGCACAGCTTCCAGAGTTCCCATCGGCCCAGCCTCAGCTCGGCATCACTGCAGATCAACTGCCAGTCTGTGGCACAGATGAACCTGCTGCAGAAGTACTCTCTCCTGAAGCTGACTGCTCTCCTGGAGAAGTACACACCTTCCAACAAGCATGGTTTCAGCTG GGCAGTACCAAAATTTATGAAAAGAATAAAGGTGCCAGATTATAAAGACCGGAATGTCTTTGGAGTACCACTGCAAGTGAACGTGCAGCGCACGGGGCAGCCTCTTCCCCAGAGCATTCAGCAAGCCATGCGGTACCTCCGCAACCACTGTCTGGATCAG GTTGGACTGTTTAGGAAATCTGGAGTCAAATCAAGAATTCAGGCTTTGCGTCAAATGAATGAGAGTTCCACAGACAGCGTCAACTACGAAGGCCAGTCTGCCTATGATGTAGCAGACATGCTAAAGCAATTCTTCCGTGATCTCCCCGAGCCTCTCATGACCAACAAACTCTCCGAGACCTTCTTACAGATATACCAGT ATGTGCCAAAGGACCAGCGTCTCCAGGCTATCAAGGCTGCCATTATGCTTTTACCTGATGAGAACAGGGAGGTCCTCCAGATTCTTCTCTATTTCCTGAGTGATGTCACAGCTGCAGTGAAGGAAAACCAGATGACACCAACAAACCTGGCTGTCTGCTTAGCACCTTCCCTCTTCCACTTGAACACTCTCAAAAGAGAGAATTCTTCTCCAAG GGTGATGCAAAGAAAACCAAGCCTGGGCAAACCTGATCAAAAGGACCTAAATGAAAATCTGGCTGCAACCCAAGGTCTAGCTCATATGATTGCTGAATGCAAGAAACTCTTTCAG ATACCAGAAGAAATGAGCAGGGGTCGGAACTCATACACGGAGCAGGACCTGCGTCccctcagcctggaggagctccggggcagcagcagcaacactgAGCCCTCTGACTACCACTGCTACCTCCAGGACTGTGTGGATGACTTGCTCAAGGAGATGAAGGAGAAGTTCAAAGGCTGGGTCAGCTGCTCCACATCAGAGCAAGCAGAGCTGGCATACAAGAAG GTGTGTGAAGGTCCCCCACTCCGATTATGGAAAACTACCATTGAAATTTCAGCTGCACCAGAGGATGTTTTAAATCGTTTACTTAAAGAGCAGCATCTTTGGGATGAAGATCTTATAGAGTCAAAAGTAATTGAGCCTTTGGATAGCCAGACAGATATATACCAGTATGTCCAGAACAGCATGGCACCTCACCCAGCGAGGGACTTTGTGGTCTTAAG AACATGGAGGACAAACTTCCCCAAAGGAGCCTGTGTGCTTCTGGCAACCTCAGTGGACCATGACCGGGCTCCTGTGGCAGGTGTCAGAGTCAATGTGCTCCTGTCGAGGTATCTGATTGAGCCCTGCGGGTCAGGAAAATCAAAACTTACCTACATGTGCAGAATTGATTTAAG GGGCCACATGCCAGACTGGTACACCAAGTCTTTTGGACACTTGTGTGCATCAGAGGTTGTTAAGATACGAGACTCTTTTAGTCAGCAGAGTCCTGAGAGCAAGGAAGTAAAATCCAGGTGA